In Formosa haliotis, the sequence GTTAAAGCCTTGTAATCGGTCTGCTGCAGCTCTTGAAAACGGGGTAGAAATAAAAATCATACCCTTACTTTCAACATACGTTTTTAGAGCCAGTTCATCGGTTTCATTTAACGCACAACGTGCCATAATATCATATATCGATATATTGGCATTTCCGGGAATCACTTGCTTAGCTGCTGCGCTCATTTCATCAGCAACTATATGCGTTTGATGTTTTACCACCTCTACCCCTGCTCGTGCAGCCGCATCAACCATGGCTTTAGCCACTGCTAAAGACCCTTCATGGTTAATACCGATTTCGGCAATCACTAATGGCGGATAATCTTGACCAATTTTACGGCCTGAAAGCTCTATATATGGACTCATTTCTTGTAATATTTACTCTGAGCGGTAAACTTAAGAAATAGTAAGGAAGGATGAAAGCCGTTTTCTGTAATTGTTGGCAGCCAAGTCCTACATATTATTTGTTAATGAAATGACACAACAAAAATAGATTATTATGAACCTCATCATAGTTAAACACCTTAACTCTCAGGTTATAATTTTTCGTTGAGACTTGGAGTTGAATTTCCTATATGAAGAGGTATGTAGTCCAAAAGAATCCTCACTAGAGTGAGATACCGAATTCCCTCTTCATTTTTATCTATAGAAGATTAAAAGATGACAGGCATATATACTAAACGACCAATTATTATGGTTTATAAAGTTGCATTTATATTATCGCATGCGCTTAATGCAACTGTCTCCCATTTTATCATGTAACATTAAAGAAAGCCACATTTTTATGTTTTATAATTACGATGCTTTTCGATTTTGCTTATCATTTATATTCCTAGATACATACTGAGTACCATTAATTTCAGCCCTCACTTCCTCTACATCTAGATGCATATATTTACAAAATTCGGTAATGGTTAATGGATGTTCCTTTTTTTTACCTAAAACTTTTTTAATTGTACGAACAACTTTACGTGCATAGCTCGGGCTTTTACCTAAAATAATGCAAACTTCTTTAGGGTCTATACTTATTTTTTTCATGCGCTAATATAATTTTACGATTTAGGGTTACTCTAACTGATTTTGAATTTAGGAGGTTCATAATACTTGATTTTGATTAATAGTTGATTTCATTTTAGTAAAGATACGCCAAAAGCAACAAGCTACATTAAAAACTTATAAACATTTTATTGTTAATAATGAAATAATTTTAGCCAATTAACAGTTAAATTCGTTAAAATACAGATTTTATCTGTTTAATATTTCTGTTCACATACTTATATTTACTTATATTCTTAATCCAAAATAATATTATTTGCAATACTCTATCTATATACTAACTATACACCATATATACACCATCTATACACTATCTATATACTAGTAATGCAACTGCTAAACATTACTTATAACCTACACGATATCTTTATTACCTAAACTTTTTTTATTCTGTTTAGAAATATATTATACAGCACTGTAGCATTCCCTTCCATCTACAAGCATATTAAACATCTAAATAAGAAAGGTTATGCTAGTAAACCTCTTAGAAAATGCAAAAGTCTAATTCTAAATTCTCTAATACGTTTTCCCAGATTCCGATAAAAACTAACACAAACGGTACAAATGACACCAATACCATTAATGGGAGATTTGAAATAATTTTACTTAAACGATATAAAGTTGATTACTCAGCGATAACTTCCTATTCTTATAAAATCATCATTAAACACATCAAATGATACCAAATAACTAGTTCGGAACCAACTACTTGCATATACAATTTATTACCTCTATGTTTGTCTTGTTAACATTTAAAAGTGGTTTAGATTATATATGTTAAACAGGAGCTCATGTTTAATCTCGCGAGATAATTTATACCCTTTTTAGAATTCAATTTTAATAACATTGTCGTACAGACATTTAAAAACAAAAACAAAAATGGCAAAACTTAAAAGCCTTATAAAAATTGAAGGCACTCTAGAAGAGTTAACCTTTTATAAAACGCAAGATGGTTATATGGTACGCACTAAAGGCGGTGTAAGCAAAAACCGTATAAAAAATGATCCTGCCTTTGCTCGGACCCGAGAAAATGGCACCGAATTTGGTTTAACTGCAAAAAGCGGCAAATATTTAAGACGTGCGATTACCTCTTTATTGGCCGATGCGAAAGACAACCGAATGAGTTCTCGTTTAACCCAGGTGTTTAGCCAAGTGAAGAATGAAGATTTAATTTCTGTTCGTGGCCAACGGAATGTTCCTGTGGGCTTAGAAACTGAGACAGGTAAAGCCTTACTTAAGGGGTTTGATTTTAACAAATTCGCTACTTTAGATAGTGTATTACAAGCCGAGTACAATTTAAATTCTACCACTGGTGAGGTAATTATAACAGATATTGTGCTCAATCAGCAATTAGGTGTTCCTGAAGGTGCTACTCACGTGAGTTTTAGTTGTGCTTTTTTAAATTTGGATTTAAACACCAATGTAAAAGATTTACAACTTAGTCCTGTAGAAAACTTCCCTATTAATGGGACAGCAACTACTGTGACCTTAACCCCTAGCACCGCTGCTATAGGTAGTGGCTTTAGTTTTTACTTTTTGAAAGTCTCTTTTTACCAAGAGGTTAATAATATACAATACCCAATAAACAATGGAGCATATAATGCTTTACAATTGATAGAAATATTGTAATTATTTATTTTTTAAAAAGTCATATAGGGGATGCGGCGCATCCCCTATATAATTTAAAATTAGAGTTTAAATTCCAAACATTCATTCACCTTTTAAATCACATACACAAAGACCGACGATTAATTAAATACACTTGTTTACTATTTATTCTTAAAAAAGCCATATTTAAAAATTAACTGGCATAAACTTAACTTTATAGCAACTTTAAAGTGAAAAATTAACAATATTAGTCATGTATCCTATATATTAGTATTAAACCAAATGAATCATTTAACTACGATTACTCTATTCTATATTTATTAAACAAAAATTCAGCGTAATCAAAATCATCTTGCGTATCAATGTCTATATGAGCTAAGGGGTGCTCTACAATGAAAGGCAAGGCATCTGGAGTCATGACGTGTCCAGCTTTAATAGCCTCAACATCTGTAATATATAACAAGCCATTTTCATAATACAAGGGTTCTAAATCTTGACTACGCTGCCCAAAGACATAATTAAATGGTACAAATTTATTATTGACAATTCGACCAAGTTTATCATGATTACGACTTACAGAGAATATACTCGAACAATTTTTAGCTTTAAATTGTGAATACATATCTTTAAATAATGATTTAGGACGTAATGGATTAGTGGGTTGTAATAATACTACAGTATGTATAGTATCATCACCTAACTTACTTAAAACATGCTGCAAAGCACTAATAGTAGGTTCTAAATCTCCCGACAACGCTTTTGGGCGATCTATTACCTTTGCTCCAAATTCTAAAGTAATTTGTTTTATCGTTTCATCATCGGTACTCACAAACACCCCATCTATTTCTGTCTGTTTTAAGGCATATTTTATACTGTGTACCACTAAAGGCAAGCCAGCTAATGGTAACATGTTTTTATACGGCAAACGTTTGGATCCGCCTCGTGCTGGGATAATGGCTATGGTTTTAATCATGAATTTCTTCTTTTACACGACCTTTATTTATAAAGCACTTAAACACCTTTTGAAATACACGTCTTTTAAAATCGAAAAACAAATTTGGAGTTGTAACCTTAAACTTTATTCGTTTTATTTTTGATTCATATTCTACATTCTTATTTTCTAATACATTAGTTTCCTGAATTAATTGCATCCATGGTTCGACAGTATTCCCCATATGAAATGCATAATTATTATATGTTGACAATCTCATACCTCCAGAATAATCAATTGGCAAATCACAATAATTTAACTCTGAATCATTTCCAACCAAGATAAAAGATGGTTCTTTCGGCACGACATTCATAATAATTTCCCGATTCAGTGTCATTACTTGATGCATACTTCCTAAAACCGATTTTATATTATTAGATTCTATTACAGGCCAAAGTAAATTTTTATCAGTTTCCTTTTCCCAACCAACACTTTCCAAAAAACGATTATAACTATCAAAATTTTCTGGTATTGCCTGTGGACTATATTTTACTTTATTTAGAATTATCCGTTTCAAGGTCGAAGAGGCTCCATAATATAATGAGTTTCTAACGGGTATAGGTGAAACTGAACCAACTTGATTCATCCCATAAAAAATAGTTTCTACTGCTTCCTGCCAACCAGTTTTATATAAAATATCAACATCAGACAACGTTATTAGTGGCTCTCTACTTCCTCTTGCTGCGCCAATAAGAGCATCCATTTTACCAATATTTTGTTTATGATGTATAACACTATCTACATCATCCTTTTTTAATTGGTCATTTATATAATTTACTACAGTCTCGCAACAACCATTATTTACAATAGTTATAGCACATTTATTGTTTTTTGTAGTTGTAACAGAGGCTAAACATAATTTAAAAACCTCAAATACTTCCTTATAATACCCTTCCAAAGATGGTATATATACCACAATAATTACTCGATGCTGATAATTTAACCTTATTTTCCCTTCTTGTTTCTCGGGATTCATTCCAATTCTCATAAACCTAATTTATACTCAACATTCTGTTAATTAAAATCCCTTTCTTCATATTAATAAATTATATTATTGTTTCAATAATTTTTCTGATAACTTATAAGCTTTTATAGTTCTACCCAAACCTCTAATATCTGCTTTAAAAACCATTCTTTTCATAGCCAATAATTTTGCGAATAAATATTCCTTTTTTAATACTGCATTATCAAAGTGTTTTCTTAAAAAATAATAATATAACATATCTTTTTCTAACGCAACATCTAACTCTTTTTTCTTAGTCCTTTGTCCTCCAGAGTCAATCTGTAAATGTTCAACTAAAATATCGGGTTGAAAATAAATGTTTGCCCCAGCTTGTAATAGCCGCATACCGTAATCCCAATCGTCCCCCCAAATAGTGTAGGTCTCATCAAAATAAAACCCAGCATCTTTAAACGTTTGAGATTTTACAATATTTAAACCTGAGCACACCTGTAATCTAAAACGTCCTTTTGAAAAATCACATGGTTTTGATATTGTATCTAAAATGGTATTATATTTAAATTTTGTAAGTTCCATATCTTCAAATTGAATACCTGGAATTAATACATCAATAATATTAGGTGTTAAATGTTCTATAATCTTCTTAAAAGCTAATTCTGGTATTCTCAAATCGTCATCTAAAAAAAACAACCATTCCTCATTATTATAATATTCTAAAGCTAAATTTCGTGAATGATTAACACTTTTTGTCTTATCTCCTTTTACAACTTGATAGGAGTAATTTAAAGGTAATTCCTTTAAAGCGTCTTCAACACATGGTTCTGTTTGATCTACAATAACTACTTGCGATATATAAGAACTGAATGCATTTAAATCTATTAATAAGTTTTTTAAACACTCTAAACGTTCTCTTGTAGGTATAACTAGAAAAAAATTATTCATAAAATAACACTTATTTAGGTATTTTTAATGAAAAAAACATAATAACAACCTCACAATTAAAACAATTAGAGTATATTTTAAAAATGCAACTATTATTAGTCAATAATAAAATTTAAAAAATTTTATTATTTTAAAAGTTCAATATATTTATTTTTAATATTTTCTTGATTATACTGCCTATAATAACTTCTAATATTGGTAGATAAATCAACAATTTCCTTTTCTGACATTAATTTAACTTTCTTAATTAAATCACTTAAATCATCAACATCATTACTAAACCATAAATTATAATCTAATAATCTTTCTGACATAGCTCCTGTTCTAGCTGATAAAATTATTAATCCAGCAGCCATTGCATCAATAGCTGTTAAGGGCCCTGTTTCTAAATCAAAATGCGAAACTATAAAACAATCTGCCTGATCATAATACTTTACCAATTCATTGTTTGGCACAAAACCTATAAATTTAATATTCTTATTTTCCTTAGCAATTTCCTTTAATCTTATTAAATCTTCTCCTTCTCCTACAACCAATAAAATATCATTTATACTTGAAGATTGTATAAATGCTTTAATAACTACATCTAAGTTTTTTTCTTTTACTAATCTAGAAACAGTTAAAAAAACCTTTGTCTTATCCTTATTTTGTATATTCAATAACGCTTGTTGATTATAAGAACATTGGTCAATAATAACAAATTTGGAATTATTTAAAACATCTAAATTTTTTGTATTATTGTAGGAGTGACAAACAAACATATCTACTTTTTCTAACCATTCTTTATTCCCTAAAACCTCTCGATTACTTATTAAATTAGATGGTCTAAAAATAATTTGACATTCGTTTTTTGAGGCTTCTAAAATTATGTCTTTAATATTTTTGGTAGAAAAGTTGGCGCATAAAAAAACACAATCAGACTCTATTATATGACTTTTAATAATTGAAACTAATTTACTTTCATATCCTACTTTTTTTGAAATGGAATTAGATATTTTAAAATGATTCTCTACTTTATTTTTGATTTTAAACTGCTTAAAATTGCTAATACTTTAAAAAATAAATTTGAATTATATAAATGTTTTTTAAGATTAATAATTTGTTTATCTGACACAAAATTAAATATCTGAGAATTATGTGTCATATTTCCAGTACTAAGAATCTTCACACTAGCTACACTTGATAACGTTTTAGCTATAAATCCTGTTTCTAATTCACGTCCTCCAATATCACCAATTGGTCCTATAATTAATACTTTTTTCAAACCAACTTTCGTTTTAATTTATTAAAAAATGAATTATATTTAATTTGTTCTTCAAAAAATTGTCTATAATTATTAATAAGGGAAGGATTATACTTTTTTATCTCTAAATACAAATAATCCTTTGCATTTTTTACATAACAGACGTTTTTACAGCCTTCTTGGTTTAATATATGTTCCTCAATCAACTCCCAGCTTTTTATAGCACTTTTTACCTTTAAATCTGTATTTATTACACTCAATTTGAAAGTATCTAATTCTCTGTAATATACTTCTGCTATTGGTGAAAAAATTACTTTTTCGGTATGTAAAAGTACTCTTGTAAAAAATTCTCCATCATCATTATTTGTTAAGGATTCATCCCAAAATCCCGAACTTTGCAATATGAACTTATTTATAAGGTAAACATGTGGTGGAAAAAATTCCTTATTTACTCCGAATGATTCCAAAAGAAGGTAGCCCGAATTAAAGTCTTTATAAGAATTATATTCTACTTTTAATTGTTTCCTTATAGCTTCTAGATGATCGAACCTACCCCACTTACACGTGGCAATAGCTTTATTTCCTTGATTAACGAGCAGGTTAATTTGACTTTCAATTTTGAAATCACTTAATATATCATCAGAATCTAGAAATTGTAGATAATCTCCTTTACTTAATTTAATCCCATTATTCCTACATCCGCTTGCACCTTTTAAATAATTATTCGTACGCTTATAATAATTAAACCTTTTATCTCTATTAATATATTCTTGTAATACCTTTTCGGTCTTATCCGTACTCCCATCATCTACAACAATACATTCCCAATTCTGGTAGGTTTGTGCTAAAACAGAATCCAAGGTTTCACCAATTAGGTGTTCCCTATTAAATGTGGGGATAATTATAGATACTAATGGTTTCATAATTCATATTGTTTCCAACGTTGCTCAATTTTATAACTACCTCTTTTTATTTGAATAAAAAAATGTCCAAAAATTTTAATTTCTTGATATACATTATATCTTATTTTTTTTAAAATAGGTAATATCTTTTTATAAACGAGTTTCGCATTATCTATGTCGTTATACTTTAAAGCTTCAAAAAAATAATATAAAGAGCCATTGTAACAATATTGAACCAAGTCGGAATCATTTAACACTATACTCTTTTCAAAATTTGCTATACAATTTAATATTTGAGATCTCTTATATTTGGATAGATACTTAGTATTCTCTTTTGTTTTTGTATTATTATGCTGCCTATATAAAAACAAGGATTTATTAATTATTTTGTAATGCTTTTCAGCCATATTAAAAAACAACCTCGAAAACAATTCTGTTTCTTGGCCCCGTAATATTTTAAGGCTAAACAAGTCTTTTTTCTCTATAAAAGACCTTCTAAACATAACATTATTTGTTACTATTTTAAATTTCCAAAGCACATAATCTTTATATAAAAAAGTATCAATTTTAAGGTCTATTAGTTTTGGTTTCTGCAGAAATTCATCAACATAGCTTCCAGAACAAATTACAAGATCGACACCTTCAATAAAAGCATTTAGTTTTTGACTTATAAAATCAGGTAGCATCACATCATCGTCATCAAACCAATTGATATAATCACCTCTACTTACTTCAAATCCATAATTACGAGCCGCATTCCCTCCAGCTAAGTGGTCTGCTGGGCGGTGGTAGTATTGAAAGCGGGTATCTTTAGTGCAGTACTCCGCCATGAGTTGATCGGTGCCATCGGTACTACCATCATCTACCACTAAACATTCCCAATTTTGATACGTTTGACTTAATACAGAATCTAAAGTCTCTCTAATTAGATTTGCACGATTATACGTTGGGATGATAATTGATATTAAAGGATTACTCATGTTTTCAACATTTTATATAAACATCTAAGAGTTTTAACATCTGTTTTTCTGATTCAAACTCTCTTTTAACAATATTATAACCGTTAACCCCATATTCATTCCATTTATCCTTATGGCTAAACATTTTTACTAATCCTTCAAATATACTTTTAAGGTTAGCTTCTGTTAAGAAGCCTGTTTTATTATTTATAACTACACTTGATATATCTCCTACATTCGTGGCTAATACTGGTAATTTTAAAGCTTGGGCTTCTAAAATAACCGTCGGTAGTGCTTCATTAATACTACTTAATAATAAAAAATGAGAGTCTAACATTTTTTGTCTAACATATTCAGAATTTTGATATAAATGAAAAGTAACATGAGCTGTTAGGCCCAATGTTTTTGTTAATTCTTTTAATTCTGTTTCTAACTTACCATCCCCTATAATATTATACTTCCAAATTATATCAGGGTATTCTTTTTTCAATAAACTTAAAGCGTTTAAAGCAAGATGAAATGCTTTTTCCTCTACTAATCTACCAACTGATAAGATATTACAGACATTAGTTTCTTTATTTGAAATTTCATCTTTTACAAGAACTCCATTATTTATACTTTCTATTTTATTTTCATCAAGTCCAAATGAGACAAGTTTTTCATAATTATAATTTGATATAGAAATAATTTTAGAAGAATATTTAAATAATGAATCGTAAAACCCCTTGGGCCTAACATCGCCTAACCTAATGTCATACCCATGAAAAGTGCATATTAATTTAAATGAGAGGCCTATTTCTTTATATGTACTAGCTTCAATACCATTTGGTCCAAAGTGAGCATGAACAATATCTATCTTAGCATTTAATAAAAAATGAGTAAATAATAAATGCTTAAAAGATTTTGCTCCATATCCATATTTATTGCTATTTAATGCCCTTTTGTATTTTAAAAAATCGGTAGAAAACAAACCGCGAAGTAAAATTTTAATTCCTTTATATAATCTAGACCATTTACTTTTTGGAAAAATATCTGATTTCAGAATAATTCGTTGATCTATTTCTTTAATGCGTCGCTTATCAAAATTCCCTTTATTTAAATCATTTTTAATATAGGTATAAATTAAGACATTTACATTATGGTCTAAAAGCCAAACTATTTGATTATTTATAAAAGTTTCTGAATAATTCGGGAAATTATACATCCAAAATAATACATTTGGTTTGTTATTTAACATTGTAACATTTGTTTTTCAATAAGACATACCCATGCTGTTTAGCACGCGGCACCTTACCTGTTCCAAAAAAATCTGTTTCTTCAACATCAAATTCAATACACTGTTCTAAACAATCAAAAACTTTTCCGCCAACTTCTTCTCCCCAAAGAGATAATCTATACTTTTTACTTATTAGAGGGATATGCTCTATTTCAAATCTAATTTTATTGTATTCGCCTTCAAGTAAAATAGTATTTCCATTAAATTGATTACTTACATTTGATACTGATATATTTTTACTATCACTAATTTCGTAAGATAAATAAATTTTACGTTTTAGGTTAGATTTATTTTTAATTACAACATCTATAAAACACTTAGAGTTTGAATAAATCGCATTTACATTC encodes:
- a CDS encoding acylneuraminate cytidylyltransferase family protein translates to MIKTIAIIPARGGSKRLPYKNMLPLAGLPLVVHSIKYALKQTEIDGVFVSTDDETIKQITLEFGAKVIDRPKALSGDLEPTISALQHVLSKLGDDTIHTVVLLQPTNPLRPKSLFKDMYSQFKAKNCSSIFSVSRNHDKLGRIVNNKFVPFNYVFGQRSQDLEPLYYENGLLYITDVEAIKAGHVMTPDALPFIVEHPLAHIDIDTQDDFDYAEFLFNKYRIE
- a CDS encoding glycosyltransferase family 2 protein — protein: MNNFFLVIPTRERLECLKNLLIDLNAFSSYISQVVIVDQTEPCVEDALKELPLNYSYQVVKGDKTKSVNHSRNLALEYYNNEEWLFFLDDDLRIPELAFKKIIEHLTPNIIDVLIPGIQFEDMELTKFKYNTILDTISKPCDFSKGRFRLQVCSGLNIVKSQTFKDAGFYFDETYTIWGDDWDYGMRLLQAGANIYFQPDILVEHLQIDSGGQRTKKKELDVALEKDMLYYYFLRKHFDNAVLKKEYLFAKLLAMKRMVFKADIRGLGRTIKAYKLSEKLLKQ
- a CDS encoding glycosyltransferase is translated as MFVCHSYNNTKNLDVLNNSKFVIIDQCSYNQQALLNIQNKDKTKVFLTVSRLVKEKNLDVVIKAFIQSSSINDILLVVGEGEDLIRLKEIAKENKNIKFIGFVPNNELVKYYDQADCFIVSHFDLETGPLTAIDAMAAGLIILSARTGAMSERLLDYNLWFSNDVDDLSDLIKKVKLMSEKEIVDLSTNIRSYYRQYNQENIKNKYIELLK
- a CDS encoding glycosyltransferase family 2 protein; amino-acid sequence: MKPLVSIIIPTFNREHLIGETLDSVLAQTYQNWECIVVDDGSTDKTEKVLQEYINRDKRFNYYKRTNNYLKGASGCRNNGIKLSKGDYLQFLDSDDILSDFKIESQINLLVNQGNKAIATCKWGRFDHLEAIRKQLKVEYNSYKDFNSGYLLLESFGVNKEFFPPHVYLINKFILQSSGFWDESLTNNDDGEFFTRVLLHTEKVIFSPIAEVYYRELDTFKLSVINTDLKVKSAIKSWELIEEHILNQEGCKNVCYVKNAKDYLYLEIKKYNPSLINNYRQFFEEQIKYNSFFNKLKRKLV
- a CDS encoding glycosyltransferase family 2 protein; protein product: MSNPLISIIIPTYNRANLIRETLDSVLSQTYQNWECLVVDDGSTDGTDQLMAEYCTKDTRFQYYHRPADHLAGGNAARNYGFEVSRGDYINWFDDDDVMLPDFISQKLNAFIEGVDLVICSGSYVDEFLQKPKLIDLKIDTFLYKDYVLWKFKIVTNNVMFRRSFIEKKDLFSLKILRGQETELFSRLFFNMAEKHYKIINKSLFLYRQHNNTKTKENTKYLSKYKRSQILNCIANFEKSIVLNDSDLVQYCYNGSLYYFFEALKYNDIDNAKLVYKKILPILKKIRYNVYQEIKIFGHFFIQIKRGSYKIEQRWKQYEL
- a CDS encoding glycosyltransferase family 4 protein produces the protein MLNNKPNVLFWMYNFPNYSETFINNQIVWLLDHNVNVLIYTYIKNDLNKGNFDKRRIKEIDQRIILKSDIFPKSKWSRLYKGIKILLRGLFSTDFLKYKRALNSNKYGYGAKSFKHLLFTHFLLNAKIDIVHAHFGPNGIEASTYKEIGLSFKLICTFHGYDIRLGDVRPKGFYDSLFKYSSKIISISNYNYEKLVSFGLDENKIESINNGVLVKDEISNKETNVCNILSVGRLVEEKAFHLALNALSLLKKEYPDIIWKYNIIGDGKLETELKELTKTLGLTAHVTFHLYQNSEYVRQKMLDSHFLLLSSINEALPTVILEAQALKLPVLATNVGDISSVVINNKTGFLTEANLKSIFEGLVKMFSHKDKWNEYGVNGYNIVKREFESEKQMLKLLDVYIKC